The sequence below is a genomic window from Harmonia axyridis chromosome 1, icHarAxyr1.1, whole genome shotgun sequence.
CGTTATATATGATGAATTTGTAATGGTAGGCtagtcaacgtagaaaaaatgccCCTTAAGTCCAAAAAAATTGCGCGTTGATAGATCATTAACTCGTCAGTTTCCTCAGGTAACTTTTCATCTCTCTTTAAACTGGTCAGGGTGGTTCATTTACACAAAGAAGATGcataaaatgtaatgaaaactaccagtaaaataaaatattgaatgccAGAAGTTCAAGTTATAATTACAGTCTCTTTGCAAAAGGAAATCATATTCATAGAAGAGAGATTAATTGGATTAATTTTGGATAAACTACAGTTCTGGTGTAGGTATAGAACAAATTGGATCTTCGATGAATAGCACACTATTATATTCCAAGATGTGGATTTCAAATGATTATATTATCTTTCAATACTGCAATTTTCCAAAACAACTTCAATCGTAGTGTTATCATCGAGAAAAACCAGTGGAAGAATGCATTCCCCAGCACCAGCAATGATCAATGGCTTGCGCTAAAAACGCTGTCACATGACCGCgtcccacgttgggcgccaattatCACGTTTTAGCATGGCCTTCCGTGGCCTGGTAACCAGAAGTTTCAGTGGAAATGGGAAATCTGAATCTGAGCTAAGCAGAGAACATATGTCTTCAAACAAACTGAAACATTTCAAAGCCATATTGCATTGACCGTGATACATACATGGAAATCTCATTACACCTTAGTTTTCTCCTAAATCCGTATAAAACGAAGTGACCGTTTTAACGTAACAAGTCAACTATCTTTAATGAATAGTATACTATTACATTCCAAAATGTGGATTTCAAATGATATAATTATATAAACTTCGAATACATTGAATGACATTGATATACATGGAAATCTCACGTTACCTTAATTTTCTTCTACATAAGTATAAAACGATAAGTGACTGTTTTAACATAACAAGTCAACTTTATTCGATGAATAGTACACTATTATATCctacaatattaatttcaaataaaacaattaCATTATCTTTGAATTATGCAATTTTCCGAACCAATATTTATCGTAGTGTAATCATCGAGAGAAAAccattgaaagaatgaattccCAGCAATGACCAATGACTTGTGCTTAGAACGCTTAGGACCAAGAGTGTAATTTTCGGTACACCATTcgaggagtaactatgactttaATGCTCTGGAAACTTAGGAAACTAGGATAAAAAAAGTATGTAAGCTCTCTGCTCAAGGTCAAAATCACTAATTTCTCCCTTTTTTCAACGTCCCGGTATGAATTAGGGTGAATATTATGATATGAGGACTTAGGATTTGCTCTAGTCGTGCTAGTTCGCATAGGTCGCAAGACCCTTGGGTCGAAATCAGGGTCAAGAGGCGTCTCTTTGTGGAGAAATAAGTTAGAAGGGAGGAGGCTTGCCGACCAAGTCCCTGCGTTGAACTAGCTCAAGCTTAAGTTTCACTTCCAGAGCTATGGAGGAAACCACGGAACGAGGGAGCTCATAGGTTGGTAGTTGCCTCACGCTTTTTGGGCTTCCTATTGAATGGCTCTACAACCAAAAACGAATTGCTTCTGTCCTATCTCAAACTCCTAAAGCAGAACAGCGTCCCACAAAGACGGACATTTTGCCGTAGAGTACCAAACTCTTGGTGAAACGGACGCACTTAGATTGAACCCGTAAGAGGAAGGTAGGCGTCCTTGGAACCTTTCTCTACGGGTTCGGCAGGGTTGTAATGTAGGCTTTTAGTGAGTATGCTCTTGAGGAGAAGCTCACACTACCCAACAGATCTCGACATGAGTTCCACACTTGTCGAGATTTTTTccctccattaaaaaaaaaggtctgACTAGACTATCGTAGAAATGTTTAGGTGGTGCCTTTCTCTTACTACTCAGCATCGTAGTAGACTTCTGTTCCACGTTTACAcagaaaaaatgttgatataACCTAAATCCGACTCAACCTTTCATCCCTCTAGTAACCCCAATATTCTAATATCACGAATCCTCTCAGCCCTCAAAGACTCGATTAAAACCCACGGCAACCCCCTCACCACCCCTCTGGAGCTTTGAACCCGAAGGCCGAAAGTACGGCGAAGGAATATTATTAAGTTACTTATTACCTACCCAACGCCGGGACGTCGACGACGACGATGACGACGGCCGGGACGATACATCCCCGTCCAGGTCGCTGCAATCCGGACGAAAATTCGATTTCGCGCAGTCCCCGGAGTCCCGCGGGAACCTAATCCGGTCTAAGCTCGGCCAAGTGGCCGGTTGCGGTCGGCATCGATATTCAGCCATCTGGAAAGCTTATTAAGATTGCCGCTCGGACGGAACCGGATGTGACGCGACGCCGACGTCAGGGTCCTGCGGAGGGCGTCGATTAACGACGCTGTCGTGGTTGAATTACAAGTTTGGTTGATGGGTCGAAATGGAGATTTTGGGGGTTAGTGACCGATTCGTTAAACTTCACCACTCGGGCTTaccaaatttttcataaaaattcaactCTATTGATCAACGAAGTCACTTTCAGCTACTTGTAGTCTATCGCTTGTATaagttttcaatatcttttgtattgaaagattcgtctttgctttcgaaataagcTTCTTCTTTATTATGCAAAATTTATTTTCCAGGAGTAACTTTTAATCGCAGTTGTCGATGAAGCAGAatctcaataaaatatttcaagtcGTTGCTTTCCTTACACAATACAGTATTACATTAATACAAAACTCATTTTTGATGGAGAGAAATCCACCTTATGGACTACCAACAAATCTCGACAAGAGTGAAACACCTGTTGGCACCTATTGGGTAGTGTGAAGCTCACTTTAGGGGCACACTCATTAAAAACCTCCATTACATCTCCGCAATTCGTTTTCAGTTGTAGAGCCATTCAATAGGTAGCCTAAAAAGCGTGAGGCAATACCCATCTATGAGCTCCCTCAATCCGTGGTCTCCCCTATAGCTCTGATTACAGAACTTATGCCTTAGGTAGTTCCCTTATAAGGGACTTGGACGGCAAGCCTCCTCCCTTCGAACTTAATCTTCCACGAGGAGTTCCCTCTTGACCCTGGTGTCGACCCAAGGGTCTTGCGACCTTTGCGGACTAGCAACTGCTAAGCAAATCCTCACAGCTCAAGATTCACCTTAGTTTGTGCCGGGAAGTTATAAGAGGAgagttttttgaagaaaattagtgatttttacattgaGCAGTGGCGTTGAACATAGAGCTGACATACTTTTTTGTTATCGTCATCTCCTAGATTCGAGGGCATTGAAGTCATAGTACCTCCTCGAATAGTATACCAAGAATTACACTCTAGGTCTCAAACTAGCTCCCGCGGAAACATAAGTAGCCCCTAAACTACCCCAAAGCTAAATGTTGACATCTTCTTGCTTGCCTCTTGTGACTTGTTCTGCTAGACATGTTAATGATTTGCACCTATCTTTATCTCCTCTGTTTGGTCGGTTCTGAGCTTCTACATTCACCTTGTTGGAGGTAGATGAAGAGATTTGAGGATGTTTATAGGGGTGGGCGAGGTTTAGGGAAACATAGGATTGTGGAGGGGAACATGGGATTGTTGAAGTATGAGGAATGTACCAGGCTGGGATTAGTCACGCCACATTTTCTAGTCAGTCTTAGTTTCATTGTCTAATTTACAGCATCACGGCAAGGTGCTGACCTCGGAAGATTAACCTTCTAATCCTTCTATACCTTATCATACCTAATCAAACCTCCCATACCTCGATCCAGACTATTACGGAATAttgacacgcatcttttgaagcttgatgCTAACCAAATaaaaagtggtatggcactGACAGTGTCATCTGTGCGCCTGGCCTGGTACTATTGAATGACGTCTTATTGTAGGTCTATTTCGTGTTAAGTTCCATGAAAATTTGACTATCTGTTTAATTCTTCAATTGAAGTTAAGAATCCAGGGTGGAGCCGAAAATGATCATATTCGAGCGATTGAGACAGTTAGTACCTTCAAGTACATACTtcaaaagttttgtgaaatctAATATGGGTATTTTAAGGGACTTATATTCCAATCAGAATAGGTTTGTTTCTTTCTTCACTACGATGTTATGATTATTTTCTTGATAGACGAATCCgatcattttaaaaatctttGAGCGGGCGTTCCTCGAACAGAGCATTATatgatgcaaaattttatgttgatctcCACACAAGAACTGGGTtggaattcaatttgaattttaagaCAATTTTAAGAGTATAGTTTCATCTGAACTCCTCGTCTAGATAAAATAACTGACAACAATGGCATCATAATAATTCACATCTCATTTATTTCTGTGGAATCGAGGACATCAACGAATGTTCAAAAAATACTTACACCAAGTAACTGAAAATATCAaggatataaaatttcaaatggactcattttccaaattataattcaattataCCATACTCAACCACAACCACATAAGTGATAAACGAATTCAACTTGGAAATGAATAAACGAATTCTGAAACGAATTACTGAAAatagaacgatacacgcttcaacaacgcattgcaattgttgaaattcactacaaaaatggtggtAATTTAGCAGTTACATCAGTTCATGAAACTAAAGAGCTTTTGTATTATCGCGAAGTACCTTCTCGgacggcaatagtgaaactgaaaaatttgatcTGTTGGGATAAATTAGTTATGTGAAGAATCCCAGGTTTGTCCaatcctcgtcgatcttggaaatAAAACATTGACTCATAATTTCTTTATGGCAGGAATTGTGGTCGacgtttttattttcaacaaggaaGTGCTACCTGCcacataataataatgataataaagagAGTTTATTGTCAGTTTTTTACAACTATGTAACAACTCTTAAAAAAAACTGTGAGTTATTTACACTGAGAGGTGCTAACTGTATACAgctgtttgaaaataaaaaatcatattctaaACGGTAAGGcactaattcaaaaaatatttttacaatTTCGATTACAGTTAATCATGAACTAACTAAAAAATTCTCTATTCGGTCACATTCGGAAATTTTCGTCTTCATCAGTGAACGTCAACATCAGGTagcaatttggtttttcttatTTCGGTGGGtgtcatcttcttcttcttcttcctcttttatttAGGTCGTAACCTGTTCTTCTTCACGGTGTCTATACCGAGGTGGATACCCAGCTCTCCAGCCAGGGTGTCATCTTCGTTATTGAAATTTCTCTTAGCCGGGATTCATAGGTCTAAGTCGGTAATTGGAAGGTGTAATAGTTTTCTCAATTTTAATACTGATTAATGATATTTTAAgttgaatttattatattaattattgaGTTTCGATCCAGTTCTAgcaaccatttttttatttctttcttgaatttattaataataattaagcGACGAAACATTCACCATTTTGCTAGAAGAATTTGCTgtccgtgttatttctcgaagaggtgaccACAAgtagccaccgagatcttgtgatgcAACACCTCTACCTTTTTGTCTTTGGGGCTACGTTAAAGATTAGGTCTATTTTAATGCTCTTCAATCGATTTGCTTATTGCAAATTGGAAATGGAGAATtttatgaaaaggatatggtgttgCAACCGTATCTATGGTGGCCATTGGGCTGATACCTTCGTCTTTACTatgatttctttcaaaataaacTCATctgttttttaatatcaaaatgaaacctattaTCGTAAAACCCACTAAAATGTCTtctaagatttattttgtttattaccGAATGGACAGTATCACATTTGGCTACGAACTTCTCCTTACCGAAATCAAACTAATTATTTAACATCATTTAGCCCAAAATATCCCCCCAGAAACGAAGAACCCACCTCCTAATACTAATTCGAATTCAAATGACGCGCTTGTTCGCCAAACAAAGTCCCATTACACCGAATGGACTCTTGAACCTGTCCATTCGACACAGACATACGAGGGTGGTCGCCAATCGAAGGGCGTAGGGTGCCATAAATCGCGTTTGGCCCGGTAACAATCCGAAAAATTACGATTCAGCACATCTGTCAGAGATACCCCTTACACTTGCCGCGCATAATAACACAATAACCGTTTGAATGCCTCGTTGCGATTCTGTTACGTATACAAATTTGCTGCTATTGTAGTGATTATTTTTCCGCGTTTTTAACAGTTCGCACACCCCCCTCGGGGTTGTTATGGATGGGGGCGTGGTGGGGACAGTTAGTCTATGAAAAACTGggttgttttattgaattctAGGATATGTCTTTATGACGCGGTGGTCCCCTCTATGTCATAATGAGTTACGCGGATTTTGCTCTTTTGTGTGCGCGTTAGTCGTTTCGGTGATTTTCAATGCTTTGGCGATAATGAGGTCTGTCGTGTTTTCGATGTTTATCGATGGTTTTGGGTGGTATTGTTGGAAGTGTTTTTGGAGATACTGTACAGAATGGAAGATTTTCAcctattgaaatttatttcattcgacAAAGAATTCGTAGGAGACACATTCTTTCAATTTCTGGAATACTACGGGCTACAGGTGTATTTCACATCTAAAATATTTAGTATACTCGAAAAGAACATTAACAACACTATCTCAATAATTACTTCttatggaaaatttgaattttttccatgaTATGGAGCTTATCtcttatttctgaaaaaacttGAGGAAATAAGGAATAAGTTTGAGCACTTTATGGCTCTCCTACCGAAAGTTAGGATAGTCTCGGAAATACGGTAATTCATTGTGAATCGCACTGTATAGCCACATGGTATCTTTTGGAAGGGCCAAACTTCAAAGGAAGAACTTAAATTTTGGCCTTTTCAAAAGGAGACATCCTGTATAGATACTGTGAATACTTTTGATTACCTATATTAGATTACCTTTAGTATTACAAATCATCAGGCTTACAATTTTGTTTCcgccattttttttcgaaatgcgaggctttattgtaagaaaCTGGTATTACATTTATGAATCAAAGTGTTCtccactactttctcctatctttcggacagcgtacgaatcccgcgttgaaaaaacttgaagcGATCTACAAatcgatcaattttttttcttctcaatAAGAccagtgctggtcagccaggccgtgatCAATTTCTCTTCTTTTTAATAAcactggaagtgctggtcagccaggctgtgtgctattgatctaaacaaatgatagtccgagTGAGTAACGTCTGGGGAATACGAcgtgtggggtaggacttccaatttcaacgtttccaagaatGTGTTCACCACTTTcgaaacatggggtcgagcatgttgaaatagtgtattttaaaacaagcagaatgggctcctattccaactcgaatgtgaaattcgaacgcatgagtgttggtaGTGCTTTCTAcgacgagtattagacgatattttctatatttcagtcaagttttgtaaaatattgtcgaaattcaatgaaaaattcagattatacatcctagtgacatttgtattgtatcttggcagttggtgtgactgttacgaaaattgacagataacggaatatgaatttgaatcgtacgtttcgaattttgaaataatttataattacgcatttaattcgtttattatttctgctgaaatcgatttaacaccaacagaattgaaagaaattgcgaataacgTCGCAAacttaatccaaattatttcatattgacaattgaagaGAAGAATTTTGACATAATTGGAAGTCTATGTAGACAAGTTCGAAacgaaaatataactgaaaacaatgctgtaatgagttcattacatcactgtttttagtactgtaatgaatttATTACGATTCTGAAATAGACAAAATCACTTCATTATGTCTGTCATTGTATTGCGTCCGTTTATCCttcaatactcggctcaaacgcatttatttcattcgataaccgtcacctgtgattgtttcagtcggttttaacaactcatattaCACTACAacgagctggtcctaccaaatactgagcatgaccttgaaaccgtgaatattcggtttggcagtcgacgtggaagcatgaccggcatatccctatgattttttacgcttgaaattatcgttttgaacccatttttttcgtctccagtcacaatgcgatgcagaaatcccttccgtctttaccttgcaaactgctgttcacaagaaaacaaacgtcgttcttcatatttcggcttcaacttgtacggaactcaattttcttgtttctgaatcattcctatcaCTTTCAGATGTTTTGAAAGGCTTGTTGCGTCGTTCCCAATGAttatgccaattcttgttgcatatGACAtaagtcttgatcaaataatgctcAATATTCAATATGGGCGACGAAAGTGATGACGTATCTGAGACGagctctcaaaaacaaagtaatATCGATGttaatatcgaatataaaaatgaaaaaggctTTTCATGCTGCTCAAGAAAGTGCGGTGTAGTCATTTGTGcattctgtgaaaaaattatgcaTAAATCCTGTGCTAAAAAGATGGAAcacataaaatttattgatgGGTTTCATATAAACTGCTGCAACTCCGAAGAAACTACCGGGATATTGCTTCGAAAATCAGAGGAAGAAACAGTGAGTACTCTGGGATTACTCGAGATTAAATTATTGGAGactaaaaatcaatttctcaCTCAACTGTTAGAATcggcgaatgaaaaaaatgaaattttaaaattgaataatgcCTTACTCCTTCAACGAATACAGGATATCGAACGGAAAACAAATGTACCGCAGAAAAACGCGAATAAACATCATGAATCTGTTGATAACAATTCCCATCATAAGGTTGTTATACCAGTCATTAAAATTGACAAATTGACAGATTGTTCACCGGCATCTGTAACTGATGATCTCAGAAATATGATGCTAACTGAGAATATTCCTTCAAGCAGCTCCGCAACAGGAAATCCTCCAAGCAGAAACAGTAAAAGGAAGATATCCAATTTATCAAACCCAGTGttattgcataaaaatgatcAGGGTATGAAATTGGATCAAACTAAGAATTTGCATACTGAAAAACCAATTGATCGAATTGAAGAACCAGAAAAATTATCCTGGACTCAGGTAGTCAAGAAAAAAACAGCGAAACAAAAACAAAGCACTATGGCTGACCTTCTGAAGGATGAAACAAACTCAAATTCAAACGTTCATCCGTTAGAAACGGCACAACGAGAAAAAATGCAAGAAATTATAAACCTTGATAAATATTCCGAATGGAAGAATGTTTCTTATAAGGCTAGGACACATCTTGTCAGTGAGAATAATCATAATAAGTCAAGCAATAGCACAAATCCTCAAAAGAAACGAAGAACTACGCAGATTGGTACAGCACCAACCGCTGAACCTAGTGGATCTGGTTTTCAAGGAATGGAGAAGAAAGTTTGGATTTTTATAAATCGCATAATGAAACATGTCACAATACAGGATATACATAAGTACATTGCAAGTAAACCTGGTTTTGAGGGCAACCAAATAGAAGTGAGGGAGATACCTGGGAATCCAGAGGGTTTAAAAAGATTTGTAGTGACAGCACCGTTAGTCCATAAAGAAGAGATGTATAAGTCAGAGTTCTGGCCAAATGGAGTCGGTATTAAGAGATTCAACTTCAATAAGTATAGAGTGTTCGATCTCGTGAGATTTTTCACTCGATTTACTGGTGGGTTGGTTTGTATAACTAACTTTCGTGGGGTAATGATTTAGGTTGACACTAATAATACACTGTTTAAGTAATATGATtgtatattacatataaatagataatttaagatttaaaatgaataattattagtgaTGCTGTTAAAATGTGTATAATGCTTGTTTCACGATT
It includes:
- the LOC123670736 gene encoding uncharacterized protein LOC123670736, with the translated sequence MMLTENIPSSSSATGNPPSRNSKRKISNLSNPVLLHKNDQGMKLDQTKNLHTEKPIDRIEEPEKLSWTQVVKKKTAKQKQSTMADLLKDETNSNSNVHPLETAQREKMQEIINLDKYSEWKNVSYKARTHLVSENNHNKSSNSTNPQKKRRTTQIGTAPTAEPSGSGFQGMEKKVWIFINRIMKHVTIQDIHKYIASKPGFEGNQIEVREIPGNPEGLKRFVVTAPLVHKEEMYKSEFWPNGVGIKRFNFNKYREQNFSVMRGEATVK